The proteins below are encoded in one region of Pan paniscus chromosome 4, NHGRI_mPanPan1-v2.0_pri, whole genome shotgun sequence:
- the NIPAL4 gene encoding magnesium transporter NIPA4, with translation MELRVSNTSCENGSLLHLYCSSQEVLCQIVNDLSPEVPSNATFHSWQERIRQNYGFYVGLGLAFLSSFLIGSSVILKKKGLLRLVATGATRAVDGGFGYLKDAMWWAGFLTMAAGEVANFGAYAFAPATVVTPLGALSVLISAILSSYFLGESLNLLGKLGCVICVAGSTVMVIHAPEEEKVTTIMEMASKMKDTGFIVFAVLLLVSCLILIFVIAPRYGQRNILIYIIICSVIGAFSVAAVKGLGITIKNFFQGLPVVRHPLPYILSLILALSLSTQVNFLNRALDIFNTSLVFPIYYVFFTTVVVTSSIILFKEWYSMSAVDIAGTLSGFVTIILGVFMLHAFKDLDISCTSLPHMHKNPPPSPAPEPTVIRLEDKNVLVDNIELASTSSPEEKPKVFIIHS, from the exons ATGGAGCTGCGGGTCAGCAACACCAGCTGCGAGAACG GTTCCCTGCTCCACCTCTACTGCTCCTCCCAAGAAGTCCTGTGCCAGATTGTCAATGACCTCAGCCCTGAGGTGCCCAGCAATGCCACCTTTCACAGCTGGCAGGAAAGAATCAGGCAGAACTATGGCTTCTACGTCGGCCTGGGCCTGGCATTCCTGTCTAGCTTCCTCATCGGCAGCAGCGTCATCCTCAAGAAGAAAGGCCTCTTGCGACTCGTGGCCACGGGAGCCACTCGAGCTG TGGATGGAGGCTTCGGCTACCTGAAAGATGCAATGTGGTGGGCTGGATTTCTCACCA TGGCTGCTGGAGAAGTTGCCAACTTTGGAGCCTACGCATTTGCACCTGCAACAGTCGTCACGCCTCTGGGAGCGCTGAGTGTCCTCATAAG TGCCATCCTCTCCTCATATTTCCTGGGGGAGAGTCTGAACCTGCTGGGGAAGCTGGGCTGTGTGATCTGTGTGGCCGGCAGCACAGTGATGGTGATACATGCCCCTGAGGAAGAGAAGGTCACTACCATCATGGAGATGGCTTCCAAGATGAAAGACACAG GGTTCATCGTGTTTGCTGTGCTTCTGCTGGTGTCATGCCTCATCCTCATCTTTGTCATTGCCCCACGTTACGGGCAAAGGAATATCCTCATCTACATCATCATCTGCTCTGTGATCGGGGCCTTCTCTGTGGCTGCTGTCAAGGGGCTGGGCATCACCATCAAGAACTTCTTCCAGGGGCTGCCAGTTGTCCGGCACCCGCTCCCCTACATCCTGTCCCTCATCCTGGCACTGTCCCTCAGCACTCAGGTCAACTTCCTCAACAGAGCACTGGACATTTTCAACACTTCCCTGGTGTTCCCCATCTACTACGTGTTCTTCACCACGGTGGTCGTTACCTCGTCCATCATCCTCTTCAAGGAGTGGTACAGCATGTCTGCTGTGGACATTGCGGGCACCCTCTCGGGCTTTGTCACCATCATCTTGGGCGTGTTCATGCTGCATGCTTTCAAAGACCTGGACATCAGCTGCACCAGCTTGCCCCACATGCACAAAAACCCACCCCCTTCTCCCGCCCCGGAACCCACTGTCATTAGACTGGAAGACAAGAACGTCCTTGTGGACAATATAGAACTCGCCAGCACCTCATCACCAGAAGAGAAACCCAAAGTATTTATAATCCATTCTTGA